aTAGCGAAGGATTTGAGTCATGTCTGTACATAAATATTGggttagggaaggaaatagagatAAGATGCAATAGTGAATCTTAATTAAATTGGGAGACATGGTTTGACATATATATCTTGGTTTGTTTTATTGCAGTTTATATATATTGTGGTTTTCTCTTGAAGTAGTTTTTTAACTAAAGAACCAAGTTTtaggatgaaaaagagaattAAGATAGCAAGTTTGCTGATTTGCTTaacatttttcatatatatgcTCTATGAATAATAAATTTTGAGCAGCTTTAGAGTTGCAAACATCTATACTTAGTCTACAAAGTAATTTCTAGATTTTATTCTTCATTTTACAGTTCAATCTGGTACAGATCTATTTATACAAATCTGCACTCTCTTCTTTTCTCAAACTGTACATCCAAACGTACAatattatttattcattaattgtACTTAAGAGAATATATATGCATTGTACTTTTATTTATACTTGAGTTTTCATTGCTTAATTCagcctatatatatatttatatatatatacttgtgacAGGAAAAGGAGTTAGGTAGGCTGATTACTCCCGATCAATTCTTTTTGTGGGCACACACTCACAAGCATGATGGATTTTCATTTGTTAATGATCGATGTAAAGAAATTCAGGTAAAATTCATTATACTACATATTGAGAACATGTATAAATTCATGTGGTCATATTAAGTAATATATAGATGCATTACCTTACTTTTTTCAATAATACTAAATATAGGAAGATTATGAGCACAATATTGAACAACAAGAAGATCAACAAACTACCACTGAACTTGAGGCAACCATTGAAGCCATTGATGAAATAGAAGCATTTTATGCTGCTTGTGGAGGAGTTAATAGGGATGGAGGGGTTTATGGACTAGGTTCAGCAGCTTCTCATTATTATCGGGATCGCATGTCGCATCCTAGAAATGCGAGAGCTGCTTCATCTTCAAGTCGCAATGTCAATGGTGCATCTAGCTCACATGCTAATCCACAACCCGATCTTCAATCTATACAGGAGCGACTTGATGGTTTCAATACCGAGAGGGCTGGTTTTATAGAGCATCTAGAGCGGATAAGTGAACACCAACAAAGGTTTGATGAACGACAACAACGGATGGATCAGTCACTTCAAAGTTTACATTTGAGTGTTAATGTGGACGAGGTTAATGAGCTTCGAGGCCGATTGATGGATATTGAAACACAAATTGGTCCATCTTTAAGGCAAATCCAGACCACCATTGCCCGACTTCGTGCCTTGGAGAGGTTAGATTGTGACTCCAACGAATAGATTCCTTTGTTTTGGAATATTGCTTTTTGGTAGTTTTTGGAAAAAGGTGTGAATATATTCCCAATCTCCCACCTTAATTGGATATGCATATTACTTTTTGGTAGTTTTTGGAAAGTGTGTGAATATCAAATCTTAATCTTCCACCTTAGTTGGATATCAGAAGAGTACCAAGCAATATATGATAAGTTTTGATACGTAGATTAGTATTATGTCATGAGTATATGACTTAGCTTGTTCATCATTTTGAGACCTTCAAACTTATTATTAGCTTTAACTTTAGTTTAGTTCATGTAAACTTTaattgctatatatatatatatatatattgcctAATTACTTTatgttgtttgttttattaatgTGTTTTGTGATGTAATTTCTATATAATTTAcatgtttaataaaaaaaatttgtaaaaataataatttgcagaaaaaaatatatatatagggcgTCTAGAAATCACACGAAACATGTTGTCGGTAAATCGACAATAAAACTTTCATCGGAATACTAACCATTCAGAATTTCGTCAAAAAAATGTAGGCAAACTTAGCGAACGAAATGATTGTGACCGGATCCTGATGGTTGCTAATCACATTACATTTACAAATTtgaaatttggttttgaaaccAACGGTTGGTTGCAACAAATCGGTTTGTAAATTTGCAACCAACTTACCAACCACTTTTTCTGGTTGCAAACATTGCTACAATGAATGAAAATCTGGTTTCAAAGATTTAGCAACCTGGCAGTTGCCAACCGATTCATGTTGGTTGCTAAAAGTACAAATCTGGTTGCAAAGTCGTGTTAGCAACCATATTCCCGGTTGCTAATTAccgattttcttgtagtgatatttcattataacaaaataagaaaaaatttcaaaatttaaaaactaaagttagttataataaaataaagttatattatatataaaaaagttactattttttttttgtaaacgaatcatttttaataattttaacgACAAGAAACCAATTCAAACATctaacaagataaaaaaaattttttatcaatttttaccAACCAAGACAAATTCAAATGTCTAACACGAATCATTTTTACCTATTTTTAGCAAATGAAACCAATTCAAAAGTTACACGACAacaaattattttttatcaatttttataAGACGGAACAAATCCAAACGTCTAACATGACTATTTTTTGGAAACAAAtcattattacaaaaaaaaaacaattcaaatTTCTAACAGGAAATGTAGCCTAACCAATTGAACAtaaagtaacgtaacgtaacctaacgtaacatactgtaacgtaatgtaatgtaacgtgACATGACAtgacatgacgtaacgtaacgtgacgtagcgtaacgtaacaTGACATGAGGTGAGGTGACGTAATGTAACATGACATGAGGTGAGGTGAGGTGACATGacatgacgtgacgtgacgtaacgtacaGTAATGTCACGTAACCTAACATAACGTACCGGACAGTACCATaaagtaacataacataacataaggtaacgtagcgtaacgtaacgtaatgtaacgtaacgtgacgtaacgtaatgtaacacgATGCGACGAAATGTAAAGTAACGTAATGTATCATGACGTAACGTGACATAACGCGACGCGACGTGACGTAACATGATGTAACGTGACATAACGTGACGTAATGTGACATCacataacgtgacgtgacgtaacgtgcCGTAACATAACATCAGGTGACGTGATGTAAGTGAAGTGACGTGACATAACTTGAAGTGACGTAACGTGATGTAACGTGACGTGATGTAACGTGACATGACGTGACGTAGTGCAACGTGATGTAACGTAACGTCACGTGACATGAAGTAACGTAATGTACCGTACCGTAACGTGACGTGATGTGACATAACGTAATATGACGTGACATAAACGtgacataacataacgtaacgtaacgtaacatgaagtaatgtaacgtaacgtgaagtgacgtaatgtaacataacgtaacgtaacgaaacgaaacgtaacgtaacgtaacgtaacatgtCGTAAGTAACATACATTAATGTCACGTAACCTAACGTAACATACCGGAAAGTAGCGTAACCTATCGTAACGTACCGTAaagtaatgtaacataacataagatacgtgacgtgacgtaacatgACAATAATGTGACGTAACGTCTCGTAACGTGacgtaatataacgtaacgtaaagtATAATAACATATATTAATAATGTAACGTAATATAACATAACGTACCGTAAAGTAAAGTAAGGTAACGTAAAGTAACATATAGTAACATAACGAAACGTAGCGTAATGTAacatgacgtgacgtgacgtatcGTGAGATAACGTGGTGTGACGTAATACGTAACGTGATATAATGTGATGTAACGTAGCGTAATTGTTAATCGAGAACTTATATTTAGATTACagtattattgatttttttatggaaaattTAACATTAGTCCAAGCACCATGAatgatttgaaaaaaaaaaaaacactataaataataatcatGGTACAATCTAATATATTAGAAATTAATGTACCTCACTAAATTTTCAATAAACGTGGGTTCATTACCTTTTTCCATTCTCTCCATTTCTTCCGTAAAATCATGGGAtatttacacagaaattcaaattttaaaatttaactaCAATTTTGGCAATAACTATTTTTCATTATATCATGTCTAAAAAATTTGACAGTTAACGGAAATACCCTCCCCTTTCACCAAttaactttttaaaaaaatgaattgacATTCATAAAATAAAGATggatattttaatatattaagaattaaactaataaaattgataaaacaataatattagTTTCAtttatgattttcatgtaaatgACTCATCATATTAAGGCCTTGTGggtttttttaatctttttattaaacGTGGGTTCATCAACAACCCAcgaattgtttgtttttttttttttttacaattgttagttttattagttattattaaatatctGCACGGATAGAACTCTCCATCTTCTTTGGCCATTATCTGTGTAACCTGCTACTCCACCTGATGAAAATCAAATTCATGAAAAATCCCTCCAAATTTTCATTGCAAATTCGTGCTCCATTAATACATCCCGCCTAAATTTGTCCACGAAATATATaagtattatttttatttggttcCATCCTAATTTTGCTTGAAGACTACACATTTTATACAGATTATATCAAAGGCATGACAACAATTCTCTCCGTCTCCTCTTTGATTTGTTGATCAATATTGAATCAATTACATCactaaatcatattatattgtttattattactttttttttttcaggtgAAATCTATGACAAACTCCAAAATTATCCAATGAagttttgatattcaaattcaattttaagGTATTACTTTCAAATCTTCAACAATTGAAATTTACTTGTTTGATTGCTATATATTATTGACATATGATTATTGTTTTCTGGCTTTTAATATTTTACATAGAATAAAAATATTCTGAtatctttctcattttctttgGTTATTCTAACCTTTCTTTGTATATTATCTTGAAAGTGTTGTTTAATTTTTGCAAGTCATGGAGGATTTTTAAGATTTCCAGGACTTTATTGGAAATGAACCTTCATTTTAAAGATACTGAACATATGTTTTTAGATAGATTGATCAATAAATGTAATTTTAAACTTTATATGTCAAGAGTATTTGGTTTATATTTGTTGTTTGAGACAAATGAATATCTTAAAATTGCTCTATTTGAATGATTGTTCATAATACTTTATGAATATAAATGCATCTTGTTCTCATGATTTTTCTATAATTATCATGGTTGCTAGTTTGAAACTAAAAATTGCATATTCATATGGCTAATTTTATTCATCTTCGactataaatttaaaatttataactaATGTATAACTGATTAACTGTTATATTTTTCATTCGAAGCAATAAATTCAAGATATAGCTATGATTTTTGCAAGCTTATGGCTAAGACAAACGCAGAGAAGTTAATTTTATTAGCTACAAACATTGTTGAAAGTAGCTAAAGTATTTTGTAACtgtttaaattaatattttgctacaattttaatattttcattGCAATAGGTAACATCAATTTAGccacattttttacattttgtagCTATATGTATTAATTATTAGTTACAGTTAACTTAAATTACGTAGCTAAAGTTTTAGTTACGCCACTTCTAGCTACGACAAGCACGAAATATTTTATTGTAGCTAAATCATTTTGTCACGAGACTTTTTTACTCTAGCTACAATTTTACCCGTGGCTATAGATGCTATTTGTTGTAGTGATTATTCCTTGCTCTAATCTTAGGATTCAATTAGCCATCAAACTCTTTGcaaataattttattctatGGAAAGCACAAGTCATCACCATGCTTCACGACTGCGACCTGGATAATCATGTTAGTCCTTCTTGCTCCACCATAATATCTCTATGATAATTCCATCAATTCGCTTTACCGTCTCTAGGTGCAAAGGATCAACAAGTTTTTAGTGTACTGCTTGCTTCTGTCTCTGAAAGTTTACTTCCTCAAATTATTGATGCCACCACAGCTTTGGATGATAGAATCAAGCTCACAAAGGCCTACTCCTCTTGTTCTCGTTCTCCAATCAGAAATCTCTAAGCTCCACTATAATTTATTAACAAGGGTGATGATGATATCTTTACCTATATTATTCAAGATAATGGTATCTATGATCAACTATTGTCCTATCGTCATGTTATCAGTGAAGATGATTTTGTTGATGCTGTTCTTTTAGGTTTGGGAACTTCTTATTGTCCTTTTGATAAGGCCACTGAAGCTCGACTTAAAACTATTCTCTTTGATTATCCATATGGATTACTACTTAGTGAGGAACATCAAATTACACGTCACTCTATCGACTATGTTGCTGCCACCGCTCTCTATTCTGCCGGTCGATCTTATCAGCAACCGCAAGCCTCTTGTGGTTGCAGCTATGGGCGCCACTTCCACGGAAGGAGGTCAAACTAGTACCATCAGAACCCGCAAAACCAGTATCAGAATCAGCAACATCTGCATTCACAACATCTGAACCAGTATTCCTCTTTTGCTCCGTCAGAGCTTAGTAATTCTCCCTATCAGTCCTCCAACAATGGGAGGTCATCTCACTTATCACAATTATCGTGGAATTGGTCATATTTCATGTAACTGCTCCAGTCCCCACGTTCAGCGAGATTCCTTTTCACATCAGCCCCAATCTCGTCGCCACAAACTCCTCAGTCCAACAACACTAGGTAGTCAACTTTGGTGCAACTCGTCATCTCACTTCAGACTTAGGAAACCTCAATCTTCACTTTGAATATAGCGGCCCATATGAAGTTCAAATTGGTAATGGATCTAAACTTAATATCGCTCGTGTCGTAACTCACATGTTTCTCTCAATTCTTATTCCTTTTATTTATACAATATTCTATATATCCCTAAAGCTTCAAATAATTTGTTATTTGTTTAtgcaattgtaacaccctgatccaataccatgtagatattgtccactCTGGCCCAATTCTAACACATTgagcctcacggctttaaaacgcgtcttcatgtattggattctcatcttactaataagccccaatcactccctctccatttccgatgtgggattcggttcattcatgtccccatcgccatcccttagggccgctccttgctcaggccttcttaccccggcgccacccactccggaccgggtcgttacagtaACGAATTATAACCCTATTCTATGGAATTCTTCTCTGATCATTTCTACGTCGAGGATTTGGCAACGGGGAAGATAAAATTTTGAGGCCGGAGTAACAATGGACTCTACTCCATGTGTCTTTCTCCATGAAATAAATGTTCTGTCAGTTTAGCCAGTCTTTCTATTTGGCATGATCACTTAGGCCATGCATCTTTTCCAATTGTGAAACGCTTGTTACATTCCAATAATATATTggttttttattcaaaacaatcTTTGTGTAATTCCTATTGTGGCAGCAAAAGTCATAAATTGCCATTTAGCTCATCTGAACACAAATCTGATGCACCACTTGATTTAATATGTGCTGATGAATAGGGTCCTGCCCCTATGATGGATATCGTTACTATGTTCTGTTTCTTTATCGTTTCACTAAATACAATTGAGTTTACTTTTTGAAACACAAATCCGATGTGCATGatgtttttgttcattttaaAACTATTGTTGAGAAATACTTTGCCACCTCTATTAAAACCTTTCCATCTGATGGAGGGGGTGAATTTATGAAATTAATTGATTATTTCCGTACTCATGGCATTACAAATCGTATTTCTGGTCCTTACACTCCTGAACAGAATAGTAGTGCTGAACAAAAACATCGTCACATAGCTGAACATGgtttagcccttttgtatcatgcACAATTTCCTATGAAATTTTGGACATATGCTTTTGATACTGCCACTTATCTATTAAATCGCACTCATATACCTCAATTAGACTTCAATAATCCCTTTTAACTCTTATTTAACATGCCTCCTGATTATGCCTATTTACGCATTTTTGGTTGTCTTTTCTTTCCATGGATTCGTCCATATGCTAAATCCAAGTTTTCATACTCATTCTAAACCTTGTGTTTTCTTAGACTATAGTAAATTGCACAAAGGTTACAAATGCTTTGATTCTAtctctcttaattttttttatcgcaTGCCATGTTTTGTTTGACGAGCAGGTGTTTCCTAGTACAAATTTCTTTGATGAGTTCTCTGCCAAAGTCTCTATTGCACCAACCACACCACCTGGTTCGATACAATTTCCGACTACCTCACACATTCCCAAGCATCACCATCACCAATCACCTATACTAGACATACTCGTGCCCAACCCATTTGTTTTGCCTGGACTGGCTGATCAGCCAATGTCTGACCCATACAGCTGCCTAACCCACAGAACAGCCCCATTGTCTGACCCACCCGACAACCACCACCTACCATGCACTCTTCCCGTCACTGATCCCAACATCCCCACCCCTTCCATATCAACAAAATCACAAACCCAACCTTTTCGGACCTTAACACTAACACACCCCATGATCACTCGTTTCAAAACAGGCTCCCTAAAACCAAAACAACATTGGCCACTCTCTCACACTGTTTTTATTATGCCTACCACATATACCGCAACTTCCAAACATCCTGAATAGCGGGCTGATAGGGCTGGTGAAATTGATGCTCtctataaaaatgatatttggCTTCTTGTTCCTTCCAATCCGTCACATTATAAAATTGGATGTCATTGGGTTTTTCATGTTAAGCACAATGTTGATGGCTCTGTTGATCGGTACAAAGCTCGTCTGGTAGCAAATGGATACAATCAATGTCCTGGGATTGATTACTTTGAAACTTATAGTCTAGTTGTGAAACCTGGCACCGTTCGTCTTTTGATTGCTCTTTTTATTACCCTCAATTGGTGTACGGTTTAGCTGGATGTTTCTAATGCATTTCTTCATAGTAACTTGGAGGAAACTGTGTATATAGATCAACCACCCAGATTTACTGATCCTCAACCATGACAATCATATATGACACGTGTCATCTAATGATTAAGTAACTTATGAATTAAACATGCAGTTTTCTTTAGATGACAAAAGTGTATCATCGTAAGGCTACATGTGAATTGAGCGTGTTTACAATTAACCTTTCAaatgaaataattttaatatatcttGTTCCCATACGCTCCttcaactgttttttttttagttagCATGAATTTCCTTTTTAGTCTTCTCTTCAAACCTCGACCTTTATCCGGTTCTTGAAACTTTCTTTTATAATTCCTGTTCTTGAAACGTGAATGTTCCAATATGTAGGTAATGCGTGAGGAGGAGTTTGTACCAGTAAAAAATGTGAATGGGTCAAATTTTTACACTCTAGACACAGGGCCGTTCCTGACAGTTTGTATGCCCAGGGTGAGAGAATAAAATTGGGCCTGTTAATACcaaatttctaaaaataaaatttctttaAAAGTTGAAATAGAGGTTgtcggacatcccaactatgttggcacctcCAAACAACCCCCAAACACCTGTTGTAATTTTAAAATGTGCTAAACAAAATCAATATTGTTAAGAATACAACTTCAAAATATACTAAACATAATCAAAATTGTTCTAAACCACTAAAGAACAGTCTCTATGTTGAtattcttcaatttttaactCTTTTCCAACCTTGAATATCATATTTAATGGCCTACAAAACAAAGTATGCAAATAATTAATAGAAGTTTACTTCTCCGAGCATTACGAGAGGCAAAATCATTAATGATATTATCAGCATCCATAGTTCccaaaatttctttctcaatAGACAAAATTGCTAAACCACTCAACCTTTCTTGAGACGTTGATGACCTCAAGTAAGTTTTTATTAACGTTAGTTTTGAAAAGCTTCTTTCAGCTGATGCTACCGTCATAGGCAAAGTTAATAAAATCCTATAAGCAATAGAAACATTTGGATAACAATCTGCGATTTTAACAAACTCAAGAATTTCAATAGTTGACATTAATTCATCAGATGACAAAGTAATTTGCAATACCTTcaattcagaaaaaaaaaatcatttaaatcaaaattgGATACACCGTCATCGAAAAAAGTAGAGTGACGATTATCACAACAATTTTTTAAATCATCGTAATCtaataatttcaatttttttaaattaattaaaaatccAAAAATGCTTTCGAAATATTTTAATTGCTCAAATCTACTTTCTAAAGAAACTAAAGCCATGTccacaacaataaaaaaatactcTTCTTTAAATAACTGTTGGGGAGTCTTAATTTCCTCTTCTTAATCATTCTCATCAAATTGTTTTTTTCTAGTAATCCGACGTTTTGTTGGAAAAATAGGCTTCACATCCATATTAAAAGCAACATCTTTAGCAACATTCAAACAAGATTCATAGCCTTCATCTCtaaacttttataaaaataatattacacCTTCCAACTGTTTCATAGTAGAGTCAATGCACATAGATTTAGATTGTAATTTCTTGCTTACCATGTTAATAACAAACAAGATTTCATACCAAATAATCATACTAAGTAAAAACTCAAAACTCTCTATGACATCTACTAAACTATCTGCATCACTCTTTGATTTGGCAtcatcacaatttttttttaattcctcCAAAAAGCCAATTTAATTTGAGGAGTTTGAAACCTAataggtttcacacttttaatccGACTCTCCCAACGAGTATTGCAGAAAGACTTTAAAGTTAAACCAGGAACATTATCAAGAAAAATTTGCCATCTTTTTGTAGAGCCCGCAAATAATGAATATATACATTGAATAAccccaaaaaaataaatagctTTAACATAAGAATGAGCCATATCACTAAGAGTAAGATTAAGACTATGGCAAGCACAAAGCATATATAAAGCTCTAAGATTAATTTCAAGTACCCTAGTTTGGACTCCTTGGTGTTTTGCTTTCATATTTGAACCATTGTCATAACCTTGACCCCTCACATCATCAACACTAAGATCAAGACCTTTCAACACTTCTAAAAGTTTATTACAAAACCCTAACCCAGTTGTAGTATCATCCACTTTTAGAAACTCAAGAAAGTAGTccccaatttttattttcttatcggACATACTAACATATCGTACTACTAAAGTCATTTGTTCTTGATGACTCACATCAGGAGTACAATCAAGAATAATGGAAAAGTATTTGCTTTCTTTGATTATCTTGATTATAGAATTTCTAACATTTTGTGCCAAAAGAGAGATTAACTCATTTTGCATTTTATGTCCAAGATAATGATAATGAATTTCATGATTTTCAATACGTTGTACATGATCTTGCATTACAACATCAAATTTCGCAATCATTTCAATCAATCCTAAAAAATTGCCATTGCTATCTTGATATAACTTTTCATTAGAACCTTTAAATGTCATATTATGTTTAGCAAGACATTTCACAATAGAAAGGATTCTAACTAAAACTTGTCTCCAACATTCTTTCTCTTTCATAACCTCTTGTTGCAAGTTTTTATCAATTGTTACGCTCTTATCCAATCGAACTCTTAATTCATTCCAAGTATTCATACTAGCCATATGTTCAATACTATTTTCATGTTGCCTAAGTCTCTCAACAACATGCTTCCAATCATTATGTCTATCATTTGCTAACAAAGATTTGTTCGTACTAGATTTGAACAATTtacaataaaaacaataaacttTATCAACATGTTTAGAATAAACCAACCACTTTTTATCACTTATCTCATCATTGCTTAGTTTTCTAGAGTATAAGGCATATGAAAAATGTCTAGAAAACATATGTAAAGGAAAACTCAAATTCTCTTCCCTTATAGGTCCCTTTTCAACTAAAATGTCCCTTTCCTTATTATCAAGACTTTCCCAATTTCTAGGAtcataaatatcattaaaagGATGGATTGTTTGTTCTTTACCAACATCAGGATTTTCAGACACCTCATTTACCTCACTCAAATCATTAGCATTATGGCCACTAATATCATTTTCAACCAAATTATCTATTGACTCGTCCACATTAGTTGCACCTTCCCCATTATGATTCTCATTCGAATCTTTTTTCTTAACTATAAATTTATCAATAGCTCCTTGTTGTGATTTTACTAAAACATCTAAtcgttttctcttttttcttttttcacttCCGGATAAATGCTCTTTAGAAAACATTTATGATTTAAGAACGAGAACAATTCAAATAAAATATAGAAAGAAAGATAACACATTGATAATAAGACGTTCCCTCAgattcttctaaactttaataaCTTGATAATCAGTATTCAGTGATGATGCTCTTACCTGAACTcttcaaaaaaattaataaatataaacaatatCAGTAACATAAAAACATCAAACttatctaaaaaataaaatagcaaAATCAAAAGATCAAAATCAAACCATATCAAAAAACAATAtcaaaagatcaaatcaaactTATCTAAACATAGAAAAACATAAATCAAAGCTTCAAAATGATAGAACAACAAAATAGCCttaaaaaacaaatcaaaacttatctaaaaatcatttttaaaaagcaaaatcgtctTGTTTGGTCTTTTGATTATGAAATCTTGTTTGAACAACAAAATCAAAGCCTCAAAATTATAGAACATCAATATCAGTAACTTTAAAATCATCTTGTTTGAAGGCTATGAAATCTTGTTTGAACAGCAAAATCAAAGCTTCAAAATTATAGAATAGCAATATCAGTAACTTTAAAATCATCTTGTTTGAAGACTATGAAATCTTGTTTGAACAACAAAATCATCTATAAATTGTAAACAACAAAATCATctataaaattataaacaacaaattatatataaattatacacATAAAAACTTatctataaattataatataaacaGCAAAATCATTAAAActtgaactaataaattataaattcatTTTACTTACCAGAAATAAATGCAGAAACCAAACCAAAGGAAGAACAGACAGCAGTAGCAGACAAAACAGGAGAAGACGACGCAAAACGGAAGTCACGGACGGACTCGGCAAGTAGGAGCAGCAgctaaaatagaaaaaagaaagaagcagAGAAGactttgaggaagaagaagacgcAATGCAGAGAGAGCGGCAGGGTCGGCGGAAAGAAATCGTAAGGAAGACGCAACGCAGGGTCGGCGGAAAGAAATCGCAAGGAAGACGCAACGCAGGGTCGGCGAAAAGCGAAGGAGAGACGCACGCACACAACACAGTAggttttaataattatatatgaaggaaaatagacaaaccTAGGCGCAGCGAAATAAtgaaattttatctatttcccttttccaagatctgttaattgttatttcatataaagagggatagaaagtaataccttcggtgaagaactatctacggttgcaaacgaagt
The DNA window shown above is from Euphorbia lathyris chromosome 1, ddEupLath1.1, whole genome shotgun sequence and carries:
- the LOC136219022 gene encoding uncharacterized protein, which translates into the protein MFSKEHLSGSEKRKKRKRLDVLVKSQQGAIDKFIVKKKDSNENHNGEGATNVDESIDNLVENDISGHNANDLSEVNEVSENPDVGKEQTIHPFNDIYDPRNWESLDNKERDILVEKGPIREENLSFPLHMFSRHFSYALYSRKLSNDEISDKKWLVYSKHVDKVYCFYCKLFKSSTNKSLLANDRHNDWKHVVERLRQHENSIEHMASMNTWNELRVRLDKSVTIDKNLQQEVMKEKECWRQVLVRILSIVKCLAKHNMTFKGSNEKLYQDSNGNFLGLIEMIAKFDVVMQDHVQRIENHEIHYHYLGHKMQNELISLLAQNVRNSIIKIIKESKYFSIILDCTPDVSHQEQMTLVVRYVSMSDKKIKIGDYFLEFLKVDDTTTGLGFCNKLLEVLKGLDLSVDDVRGQGYDNGSNMKAKHQGVQTRVLQITLSSDELMSTIEILEFVKIADCYPNVSIAYRILLTLPMTVASAERSFSKLTLIKTYLRSSTSQERLSGLAILSIEKEILGTMDADNIINDFASRNARRNVADSDTGFAGSDGTSLTSFRGSGAHSCNHKRLAVADKIDRQNRERWQQHSR